A genomic stretch from Kineosporia corallincola includes:
- a CDS encoding response regulator transcription factor, producing the protein MRIVIAEDDALLREGLASLLRAEGLDVVATAPGPEQFLTAVDEQRPDVAIVDVRMPPTHTDEGIVAAVEARRRHPDLAVLVLSAYVEQSFATDLLAGGAHRLGYLLKERVGRVEEFLEALGRVAEGGTAIDPEVVAQLMTRHRSDPGMERLSPREREVLALMAEGLGNTAIAAKLVVTDGAVHKHIRSIFAKLDLAPTDHTDRRVVAVLKYLENGDRR; encoded by the coding sequence GTGCGGATCGTGATCGCCGAGGACGACGCCCTGCTGCGCGAGGGCCTGGCGTCGTTGCTGCGGGCGGAAGGCCTGGACGTGGTCGCCACGGCGCCCGGGCCGGAACAGTTCCTGACCGCGGTGGACGAGCAGCGACCGGACGTGGCCATCGTCGACGTGCGGATGCCGCCGACCCACACCGACGAGGGCATCGTCGCGGCGGTCGAGGCCCGTCGCCGGCACCCGGACCTGGCGGTGCTGGTGCTGTCGGCCTACGTGGAGCAGTCGTTCGCCACCGACCTGCTGGCCGGCGGCGCGCACCGGCTGGGCTACCTGCTGAAGGAGCGGGTCGGCCGGGTGGAGGAGTTCCTGGAGGCGCTCGGCCGGGTGGCCGAGGGCGGCACGGCCATCGACCCGGAGGTGGTGGCCCAGCTGATGACCCGGCACCGGTCCGATCCGGGGATGGAGCGGCTCAGCCCCCGCGAGCGCGAGGTGCTGGCGCTGATGGCCGAGGGCCTGGGCAACACCGCGATCGCGGCGAAGCTCGTGGTCACCGACGGGGCCGTGCACAAGCACATCCGCAGCATCTTCGCCAAGCTCGACCTGGCGCCCACGGACCACACGGACCGCCGGGTGGTCGCCGTCCTCAAATATCTGGAGAACGGCGACCGGCGCTGA
- a CDS encoding sigma-70 family RNA polymerase sigma factor yields MTTQAGAPDRTQLAARVRRAQNGDRQALSELVGDHLDMLYNVTGRALDGHADVDDVVQNVLVSVVEKLPSVREPERFSGWVLAIARREITDQLRRRQTARRRGPEPEDAPERADPASDFTDLTILRLGLSGQRRQVARAARWMDPDARFTLSLWWLELLGEITRADLATATAEATGTDPAHAAVRVKRMREQLELCRRIEAALAARPGCAGLAGILDDWDGAPGPVWRKRIARHLRDCRHCGPPLLIAPERLLSGMVMLPATLSLPGLLPGLLPSSGAALASGAGTSGAALGAGSGAGSGAGAAGGVAGAAAAGSGAGASASAGAGAGAGAGAGAGGWLGGAVTGKTLAGVAAAVVAAGAVAAGTVVVAGNGRPGRNPEVPAAVAVTPASTVEATVPHSESATTSVTPQPVHTTKARTTMTPAAVRYGSTVDTADTAPPAGRRPAPLPARPEGTLGIADSADNDPRADVVSLIHRDEWVRFSGRGYVRIEWSMAITERVGTVTMPSWTGLRGKIFHVASGGGYRLDDQRPGQPGGSTWMGDAGTGEAVLPDGTQQMWASEYYYVDGEVTLTSNERGADYNLYVHLLDRAAIDDDLLTAPDLTAGRVRYGVNRDRGTDASPVPQYVTRSRPDDPATVPRRSRVG; encoded by the coding sequence ATGACGACGCAGGCCGGTGCACCCGACCGGACGCAGCTGGCGGCGCGGGTGCGGCGTGCCCAGAACGGTGACCGGCAGGCCCTGTCCGAGCTGGTCGGCGACCACCTGGACATGCTCTACAACGTGACCGGCCGGGCCCTGGACGGTCACGCCGACGTGGACGACGTGGTGCAGAACGTCCTGGTCAGCGTGGTGGAGAAACTGCCGTCGGTGCGTGAGCCGGAACGTTTCTCCGGGTGGGTGCTGGCGATCGCCCGGCGCGAGATCACCGACCAGCTGCGGCGCCGGCAGACCGCCCGCCGGCGTGGGCCCGAGCCGGAGGACGCGCCCGAGCGGGCGGATCCGGCCTCGGACTTCACCGACCTGACCATCCTGCGGCTGGGACTCAGCGGGCAGCGCCGTCAGGTGGCGCGGGCCGCCCGCTGGATGGATCCCGACGCCCGGTTCACGCTGTCGCTGTGGTGGCTGGAGCTGCTCGGCGAGATCACCCGTGCCGACCTGGCCACCGCGACGGCCGAGGCGACCGGCACCGACCCCGCCCACGCGGCGGTGCGGGTGAAACGGATGCGCGAGCAGCTGGAGCTGTGCCGGCGGATCGAGGCCGCGCTCGCCGCCCGCCCCGGATGTGCCGGCCTGGCAGGGATTCTCGACGACTGGGACGGGGCACCCGGCCCGGTCTGGCGCAAGCGGATCGCCCGGCACCTGCGGGACTGCCGGCACTGCGGTCCGCCGCTGCTGATCGCGCCGGAACGCCTGCTCAGCGGGATGGTCATGCTGCCGGCGACGTTGTCGCTGCCCGGGTTGCTGCCCGGGTTGCTGCCGTCGTCGGGCGCGGCCCTGGCGTCCGGTGCGGGGACGTCGGGCGCGGCTCTCGGTGCGGGTTCCGGTGCGGGTTCCGGTGCGGGGGCGGCCGGCGGGGTGGCCGGGGCGGCTGCCGCGGGTTCCGGCGCGGGAGCGTCTGCTTCGGCGGGTGCGGGTGCGGGTGCGGGTGCGGGTGCGGGTGCGGGCGGCTGGCTGGGCGGGGCCGTCACCGGCAAGACGCTGGCCGGGGTGGCCGCGGCGGTGGTGGCCGCGGGGGCGGTCGCCGCAGGCACGGTGGTGGTGGCCGGGAACGGGCGGCCCGGAAGGAATCCCGAGGTGCCGGCCGCGGTCGCGGTGACACCGGCGTCCACCGTTGAGGCCACGGTGCCGCACAGCGAGTCGGCCACCACGAGCGTCACCCCGCAGCCGGTGCACACCACGAAGGCCCGCACGACGATGACCCCGGCGGCGGTGCGGTACGGCAGCACCGTCGACACCGCGGACACCGCACCCCCCGCCGGCCGCCGGCCGGCCCCGCTGCCGGCCCGGCCGGAAGGCACGCTGGGGATCGCGGACTCGGCCGACAACGATCCGCGCGCCGACGTGGTCTCACTGATCCACCGGGACGAGTGGGTGAGGTTCAGCGGCCGGGGATACGTGCGGATCGAGTGGTCGATGGCGATCACCGAGCGGGTCGGCACGGTGACCATGCCGTCCTGGACCGGCTTGCGGGGGAAGATCTTTCACGTCGCGTCCGGCGGCGGGTACCGGCTGGACGACCAGAGACCGGGACAGCCCGGCGGATCCACCTGGATGGGCGACGCCGGCACCGGCGAGGCGGTGCTGCCGGACGGCACCCAGCAGATGTGGGCGTCCGAGTACTACTACGTCGACGGCGAGGTCACCCTCACCTCCAACGAGAGAGGCGCCGACTACAACCTCTACGTGCACCTGCTCGACCGGGCGGCGATCGACGACGACCTGCTGACCGCCCCCGACCTCACCGCCGGCCGGGTGCGCTACGGCGTGAACCGCGACCGCGGCACCGACGCGTCGCCGGTGCCGCAGTACGTCACCCGTTCCCGGCCGGACGACCCGGCCACGGTGCCCCGCCGCAGCCGCGTCGGCTGA
- a CDS encoding alginate lyase family protein produces MRSPRTVNRRQLLTGAGALGAVAAVGVAVHPAAAVRPTAGQAAAKPFVHPGMLHTDRDLARVGRRVAAGAPVATAGWRRLVANGRSHATWTPRPLATVVRGGTGDNCAQFYIDVHAAYQNALRWRITGQEEHARAAAGVLNAWSSTLTEVTGNADRFLAAGIYGYQLANAAELLREYPGFDLPAAQHLLRTVFYPLNDQFLTDHNGACITNYWANWDLCTLASVMAIGILCDERALFRRAVRYVKNGPGNGSIPHAIPFLHGKLGQWQESGRDQAHSLMGVGMLGTICEMAWNQGVDLYGYDDNRFLKGAEYVARYNLGRPVPFTTYAWGNGTTCAPRSQTVVSDAFRGQVRPVWEMVYAHYVKRRGLSAPNVAAITRKQRAEGGGGDYGTGGGFDQLGFGTLMFTR; encoded by the coding sequence ATGCGCTCACCGCGAACCGTCAACCGCCGCCAGCTGCTCACCGGGGCGGGAGCCCTCGGCGCCGTGGCCGCCGTCGGCGTCGCCGTCCACCCGGCCGCGGCGGTACGGCCCACGGCCGGCCAGGCCGCGGCGAAGCCCTTCGTGCACCCGGGCATGCTGCACACCGACCGTGACCTGGCCCGGGTGGGCCGCCGGGTCGCGGCCGGCGCACCGGTGGCGACCGCCGGATGGCGCCGCCTGGTGGCCAACGGCCGCTCGCACGCCACCTGGACGCCGCGGCCCCTGGCCACCGTGGTGCGCGGCGGCACCGGCGACAACTGCGCCCAGTTCTACATCGACGTGCACGCCGCCTACCAGAACGCCCTGCGCTGGCGGATCACCGGCCAGGAGGAACACGCGCGGGCCGCCGCGGGCGTCCTGAACGCCTGGTCGTCCACCCTGACCGAGGTCACCGGCAACGCCGACCGGTTCCTGGCCGCCGGCATCTACGGCTACCAGCTGGCCAACGCCGCCGAACTGCTGCGCGAGTACCCAGGTTTCGACCTGCCCGCCGCCCAGCACCTGCTGCGCACCGTGTTCTACCCGCTCAACGACCAGTTCCTCACCGACCACAACGGCGCCTGCATCACGAACTACTGGGCCAACTGGGACCTGTGCACCCTGGCCTCGGTGATGGCCATCGGCATTCTGTGCGACGAGCGTGCCCTGTTCCGCCGGGCGGTGCGGTATGTCAAGAACGGGCCGGGCAACGGCTCCATCCCGCACGCCATCCCGTTCCTGCACGGGAAGCTGGGCCAGTGGCAGGAGAGCGGCCGCGACCAGGCCCACAGCCTGATGGGTGTCGGCATGCTCGGCACGATCTGCGAGATGGCCTGGAACCAGGGCGTTGACCTGTACGGCTACGACGACAACCGCTTCCTCAAGGGCGCCGAGTACGTGGCGCGTTACAACCTCGGCAGGCCGGTGCCGTTCACCACCTACGCGTGGGGCAACGGCACCACCTGCGCGCCCCGCTCCCAGACCGTCGTCTCCGACGCCTTCCGCGGCCAGGTGCGCCCGGTGTGGGAGATGGTCTACGCGCACTACGTCAAGCGGCGCGGCCTGTCCGCCCCGAACGTCGCCGCGATCACCAGGAAGCAGCGCGCCGAGGGTGGTGGTGGGGACTACGGCACGGGCGGCGGCTTCGACCAGCTCGGTTTCGGCACCCTGATGTTCACCCGCTGA